The Streptomyces sp. NBC_00435 nucleotide sequence GAGGGCGCCGTCGAACCGGTCGGCGGGCAGCGCGAACGGCGTCGCCTGCAGAAGGACCAGACGGTTCAGCAGGCCGCCGACCAGCGGCCCCTGCGCACGGCCGGGCCGCCACGTCTCCCAGGTGCCCGCCGCGGGGAGCGCGCCCGGCGCCTCGGCCTTGGTGAGCACCCGGGTGTACAGGTCCACGAGTTCGGACCGGCGGGCCTCGTCCCCCAGGGTGTACCAGTCGCCGCCGAAACCGTGGGTGGCGATGTCGGCGTGGAGACCGACGAGGCCGGTCGCGGCGTGCAACGCCATGTGCAGCAGCGAGATGTCGCTGTACCCGAGGATGGGTTTAGGGTCGGCGCGGATCGCGTCCAGATCGATCAGGTCGAGATAGCCGATGGTCGTCTGGCCGCCGGTGTGCGCGACCACGGCCCGCACCTGGGGGTCCCGGAGCAGGGCGTTGAGCTCGGCCGCCTGCTCCTGCGGGGTGCCTGACGCCCACCAGCGGTTCCTCGCCGGGTCGATCATCGGGCTGACCCGCACCCGGAAACCCATCCGCTCCAGTACGGCCACACCGCGGGCGAGCAGTGGTTCCTCGCCGGGCTCGAGCTGCCCGGACGGCGCGGTGACGACCACGAGATCACCGGGGCGCAGCGCGCGGGGACGAAGGATCGTGGGCATGGGGCCTCCTCGTTGATC carries:
- a CDS encoding S66 peptidase family protein; amino-acid sequence: MPTILRPRALRPGDLVVVTAPSGQLEPGEEPLLARGVAVLERMGFRVRVSPMIDPARNRWWASGTPQEQAAELNALLRDPQVRAVVAHTGGQTTIGYLDLIDLDAIRADPKPILGYSDISLLHMALHAATGLVGLHADIATHGFGGDWYTLGDEARRSELVDLYTRVLTKAEAPGALPAAGTWETWRPGRAQGPLVGGLLNRLVLLQATPFALPADRFDGALLFWEEVQRPVQRIWGDLHALRLSGVLDRIAGMVIGIPSEVTPYGDGVNRADLRDVVLDVLARRELPVLAQVDFGHTSPNLPLPLGVRADLDADARTLSLLEPAVVEG